A single genomic interval of Burkholderia sp. HI2500 harbors:
- a CDS encoding winged helix-turn-helix domain-containing protein: MRIQQADTIALGPGKVALLEAVREHGSISAAARSLKMSYRRAWLLMDELNRSLKSPATVSEHGGQSGGGSVLTPVGEEIIRLYRGIEARAYAACADDIAALTKMVRR; the protein is encoded by the coding sequence ATGCGTATCCAGCAAGCCGACACGATCGCGCTCGGGCCGGGCAAGGTCGCGCTGCTCGAAGCCGTGCGCGAGCACGGTTCGATTTCGGCGGCAGCGCGCAGCCTGAAGATGTCGTACCGGCGTGCGTGGTTGCTGATGGACGAACTGAACCGCTCGCTGAAATCGCCGGCGACGGTGTCCGAACATGGCGGGCAGAGCGGCGGCGGCAGCGTGCTCACGCCGGTCGGCGAGGAGATCATCCGCCTCTATCGCGGGATCGAGGCGCGCGCTTACGCGGCTTGCGCCGACGACATCGCCGCGCTCACGAAAATGGTCCGGCGCTGA
- a CDS encoding NAD(P)/FAD-dependent oxidoreductase, which translates to MEMEVKTRETAPEEAHAMRGAPVALGVEAALANTKLFPYWLDNPAAPATEPELVGDVTADLLIVGGGFTGLWAAVQAKEQMPHLNVVLIEAGKVAHGASGRAGGIISTSVMHGLPNAVRVFPNDIAQLEAFGHHNLDGFEDTLKRYDIDADIEWNGEMTVAVDPEHIAHLKGDYDLHREYGHNVVLLNREETLEQLNSPLFAGALWSRNRSGIVHPAKLAWGLKRAALTLGVKLYEHTPLVTVTDEGSTVFVTTPKGSVRAPRVVFGSGTAKVGIPDINRRVMQVRDHVLATEPLTDEQLARIGWKNRQGVYDTRTQLNYFRLTKDNNIIFGGLVSYHFDGDPEPHQDGQRETYYRLAEAFYRTFPQLCDVRFSHAWGGPIDYCSRGSVFAKRYLGDKAVFVAGYTGFGVAASRFGAFMGLNILFDRDSPERKLDIANQSPSYIPPEPMRWVAAKITFHAFDGADAEGGWKRAWISGIKAMGFPM; encoded by the coding sequence ATGGAAATGGAAGTCAAGACAAGAGAGACTGCACCGGAGGAGGCGCACGCGATGCGTGGCGCGCCGGTCGCACTGGGCGTCGAGGCGGCGCTCGCGAATACGAAGCTGTTCCCGTACTGGCTCGACAACCCGGCGGCGCCGGCCACCGAGCCGGAACTCGTCGGCGACGTGACGGCCGACCTGCTGATCGTCGGCGGCGGCTTCACGGGGCTGTGGGCGGCCGTGCAGGCGAAGGAGCAGATGCCGCACCTGAACGTGGTGCTGATCGAGGCCGGCAAGGTGGCGCACGGCGCGTCGGGCCGCGCAGGCGGGATCATCTCGACGTCGGTGATGCACGGGCTGCCGAACGCGGTGCGCGTGTTCCCGAACGACATCGCGCAGCTCGAGGCATTCGGCCATCACAACCTCGACGGTTTCGAGGACACGCTGAAGCGCTACGACATCGACGCCGATATCGAGTGGAACGGCGAGATGACGGTGGCGGTCGATCCCGAGCACATCGCGCACCTGAAGGGCGACTACGACCTGCATCGCGAGTACGGGCACAACGTCGTGCTGCTGAACCGCGAGGAAACGCTCGAACAACTGAATTCGCCGCTGTTCGCGGGTGCGCTGTGGTCGCGCAACCGCAGCGGCATCGTGCATCCGGCGAAACTCGCGTGGGGGCTGAAGCGCGCGGCGCTGACGCTCGGCGTGAAGCTGTACGAGCACACGCCGCTCGTGACCGTGACCGACGAAGGCAGCACGGTGTTCGTGACGACGCCGAAGGGCAGCGTACGCGCGCCGCGCGTGGTGTTCGGCAGCGGCACCGCGAAGGTCGGGATTCCCGACATCAACCGCCGCGTGATGCAGGTGCGCGACCACGTGCTCGCGACCGAGCCGCTCACCGACGAGCAGCTCGCGCGCATCGGCTGGAAGAATCGACAGGGCGTGTACGACACGCGCACGCAGCTCAACTATTTCCGGCTGACGAAGGACAACAACATCATCTTCGGCGGGCTGGTGAGCTATCACTTCGACGGCGACCCGGAACCGCACCAGGACGGCCAGCGCGAAACCTACTACCGGCTCGCGGAAGCGTTCTACCGCACGTTCCCGCAGCTGTGCGACGTGCGCTTCTCGCACGCGTGGGGCGGCCCGATCGACTACTGCTCGCGCGGCTCGGTATTCGCGAAGCGCTACCTCGGCGACAAGGCCGTGTTCGTCGCCGGCTATACGGGCTTCGGCGTCGCGGCGAGCCGGTTCGGCGCGTTCATGGGGCTGAACATCCTGTTCGACCGCGACAGCCCCGAGCGCAAGCTCGACATCGCGAACCAGAGCCCGAGCTACATCCCGCCCGAGCCGATGCGCTGGGTCGCCGCGAAAATCACGTTCCATGCGTTCGACGGCGCGGATGCGGAAGGCGGCTGGAAGCGCGCATGGATCAGCGGCATCAAGGCGATGGGCTTCCCGATGTAG
- a CDS encoding patatin-like phospholipase family protein gives MAKALSQPTAGGRTVTSDSIPSTAFVFAGGGSLGAIEVGMLRELVASGERPDCVIGASAGAINAAYFAGRPDADGIAMLEALWCRIRRQDVMPFSMRSLIAMLLRNRPHLVEADALRLLLEKNLPYRRIEQAALPLHIVATDVLSGREVVLSAGPVVDAVLASAAIPGVFPSVSIDGMELVDGGVANNTPISVAIALGAKRIVVLPAGFACALRVPPRSPIAHATHALTLVIARQLVRDLELYGARAHIHVVPPLCPLEVSSYDYSQCAQLIDKAAARTRAWIEEGGLAACAIPGQLREHDHAAVHSH, from the coding sequence ATGGCGAAAGCGCTATCGCAGCCAACCGCAGGAGGGCGCACCGTGACGTCCGATTCCATTCCCTCGACCGCCTTCGTGTTCGCCGGCGGCGGCAGCCTGGGTGCGATCGAGGTCGGCATGCTTCGCGAACTGGTCGCGAGCGGCGAACGGCCCGATTGCGTGATCGGCGCGTCGGCGGGCGCGATCAATGCCGCCTATTTCGCCGGCCGGCCGGACGCGGACGGCATCGCGATGCTTGAAGCGCTGTGGTGCAGGATCCGCCGCCAGGACGTGATGCCGTTCTCGATGCGCAGCCTCATCGCGATGCTGCTGCGCAACCGGCCGCATCTGGTCGAGGCCGACGCGCTGCGCCTGTTGCTGGAAAAGAACCTGCCGTATCGCCGGATCGAGCAGGCCGCGTTGCCGCTCCACATCGTCGCGACCGACGTGCTGAGCGGCCGCGAAGTCGTGTTGTCGGCCGGCCCGGTCGTGGATGCGGTGCTGGCCAGCGCGGCGATTCCCGGCGTGTTTCCGTCGGTCAGCATCGACGGCATGGAACTCGTCGACGGCGGCGTCGCGAACAACACGCCGATCTCGGTCGCGATCGCGCTCGGCGCCAAGCGGATCGTCGTGCTGCCGGCCGGGTTCGCCTGCGCGTTGCGCGTCCCGCCACGCAGCCCGATCGCGCATGCGACGCACGCGCTGACACTCGTGATCGCGCGGCAACTGGTGCGCGATCTGGAGCTATACGGGGCGCGCGCGCACATTCATGTCGTGCCGCCGCTCTGTCCGCTCGAGGTGTCGTCCTATGACTACTCGCAGTGTGCGCAACTGATCGACAAGGCCGCGGCACGCACCCGCGCGTGGATCGAGGAGGGCGGCCTCGCGGCGTGTGCGATTCCAGGCCAGTTGCGCGAACACGATCATGCTGCGGTGCATTCGCATTGA
- a CDS encoding DUF2325 domain-containing protein has translation MHAPPFRLARTADLSTPGGTLPAATGTRIDACCAPSRAQLTELKRRARLSELDANLHCSIIGTCLTTHELRRLVPKFTDLDRQRATDLEIHHAAVELAIDGTAGAKALHKALDERYAGAIRAFDSAKDADELLARWKEALKSGDIPPAYWALMTHPRTTMGVRQAAFGDLHMLSHLVGAANRADIRRLVALEEENAALHAKIERQQVRLHEMSAQRDAALQERDALAARQSAQPLAAESVLRDEVHELREALAARDERLALHTSRREAAEQRIAAEQASARAMRARLDELMAMVKTLRAEASAIEQAVQASADDPAERAADPLSMLQGTRLVYVGGRPGSNRAIKRIVETAGGEVTLHDGGIEDRKGLLAATLPGARMVVFPVDCIDHDSMNLLKRICERHHIAYYPLRTASVASFVELIGRLDAQSRDGMASDAATGDASRFCLRHG, from the coding sequence ATGCACGCTCCGCCTTTTCGCCTTGCCCGCACGGCGGATCTTTCGACGCCCGGCGGTACCCTGCCCGCGGCAACCGGCACGCGGATCGACGCATGCTGCGCGCCGTCGCGCGCGCAACTGACCGAGCTGAAGCGCCGCGCGCGCCTGTCCGAACTCGATGCGAACCTGCACTGCTCGATCATCGGCACCTGCCTGACCACGCACGAACTGCGCAGGCTCGTGCCGAAGTTCACCGACCTCGATCGCCAGCGCGCGACCGACCTCGAAATCCATCACGCGGCCGTCGAACTCGCCATCGACGGCACGGCCGGCGCGAAGGCGCTGCACAAGGCGCTCGACGAGCGCTACGCCGGCGCGATCCGCGCGTTCGACAGCGCAAAGGATGCGGATGAACTCCTCGCGCGCTGGAAGGAAGCGCTGAAGAGCGGCGATATTCCACCTGCATACTGGGCGCTGATGACGCATCCGCGCACGACGATGGGCGTGCGCCAGGCCGCGTTCGGCGACCTGCACATGCTGTCGCACCTGGTCGGCGCGGCCAATCGTGCCGATATCCGGCGGCTGGTCGCGCTGGAGGAAGAGAATGCGGCGCTGCACGCGAAGATCGAACGGCAGCAGGTGCGTCTGCACGAAATGAGCGCGCAGCGCGACGCGGCGCTGCAGGAACGCGATGCCCTCGCCGCCCGCCAGAGCGCGCAGCCGCTGGCGGCGGAAAGCGTCCTGCGCGACGAAGTCCACGAACTGCGCGAAGCACTGGCCGCGCGCGACGAACGGCTCGCACTGCACACGAGCCGCCGCGAGGCAGCCGAGCAGCGGATCGCCGCGGAACAGGCGAGCGCCCGCGCGATGCGCGCGCGGCTCGACGAATTGATGGCGATGGTGAAGACGCTGCGCGCCGAAGCAAGCGCGATCGAACAGGCGGTGCAGGCGTCGGCGGACGATCCGGCCGAACGCGCGGCCGATCCGCTGTCGATGCTTCAGGGTACGCGTCTGGTGTACGTCGGCGGGCGTCCCGGCTCGAATCGCGCAATCAAGCGGATCGTCGAAACGGCGGGCGGCGAGGTGACGCTGCACGACGGCGGCATCGAGGATCGCAAGGGCCTGCTGGCGGCGACGCTACCGGGCGCGCGGATGGTCGTGTTCCCGGTCGACTGCATCGACCACGATTCGATGAACCTGCTCAAGCGCATCTGCGAACGCCACCACATCGCGTACTACCCGCTGCGCACGGCGAGCGTCGCCAGTTTCGTCGAGCTGATCGGGCGGCTCGATGCGCAGTCGCGCGACGGGATGGCATCGGATGCCGCCACGGGCGACGCGTCGCGCTTTTGCCTGCGGCACGGCTAG
- a CDS encoding molybdopterin-dependent oxidoreductase has translation MEMAGTAAPSAHQAEAGSIALTGAFERPMTVTLDDLRRHASATAEPFDLRCFTTNRFIRSVAPYRGARLKDLLDAAGLRNDAPGDFKRMVFIAHAHDGYAVTFSWHELFNTPVGEHVIVAFECGDAPLSIDDGAPLLFSGADRLPAPRHVKRLAGIVARVLEV, from the coding sequence ATGGAGATGGCAGGGACGGCGGCGCCCTCGGCGCATCAGGCGGAGGCAGGCTCGATCGCGCTGACGGGCGCATTCGAGCGGCCGATGACGGTGACGCTCGACGACCTGCGCCGGCACGCGAGCGCGACGGCCGAGCCGTTCGACTTGCGCTGCTTCACGACGAACCGCTTCATCCGCTCGGTCGCGCCGTATCGCGGCGCGCGGCTGAAGGATCTGCTCGACGCGGCCGGGCTGCGCAACGACGCGCCGGGCGACTTCAAGCGCATGGTGTTCATCGCGCATGCGCACGACGGCTACGCGGTCACGTTCTCTTGGCACGAACTGTTCAACACGCCCGTCGGCGAACACGTGATCGTCGCGTTCGAATGCGGCGACGCGCCGCTGTCGATCGACGACGGCGCGCCGCTGCTGTTCTCGGGTGCCGACCGCCTGCCCGCACCGCGCCACGTGAAGCGGCTGGCCGGCATCGTCGCGCGCGTACTCGAGGTCTGA
- the speB gene encoding agmatinase encodes MPRELNQPMGGNEMPRFGGIATMMRLPQAATTDGLDVCFVGVPLDLGTSNRSGSRFGPRQIRTESVLLRPYNMATRAAPFDSLQVADIGDVATNPYDLKDSVRRIEEAYDEIVANGCRPITLGGDHTIAWPILRALHKKYGKVAVVHVDAHADVNDTMFGEKIAHGTPFRRAVEDGLLQCDKVTQIGLRGTGYHADDFDWCRQQGFTVVQAEECWNQSLAPLMAQVRERVGDTPVYLSFDIDGLDPSFAPGTGTPEIGGLTVQQGLEIVRGMKGLNIVGADLVEVAPPYDPTGTTALTGANLAFEMLCVMPGVAYR; translated from the coding sequence ATGCCCCGCGAACTGAATCAACCGATGGGCGGCAACGAGATGCCGCGCTTTGGCGGCATCGCCACGATGATGCGGCTGCCGCAAGCCGCGACGACCGACGGCCTCGACGTGTGCTTCGTCGGCGTGCCGCTCGATCTCGGCACGTCGAACCGCTCGGGCTCGCGCTTCGGCCCGCGCCAGATCCGCACCGAATCCGTGCTGCTGCGCCCGTACAACATGGCCACGCGCGCGGCGCCGTTCGATTCGCTGCAGGTGGCCGACATCGGCGACGTCGCGACCAACCCGTACGACCTGAAGGACTCGGTGCGCCGCATCGAGGAGGCGTACGACGAGATCGTCGCGAACGGCTGCCGGCCGATCACGCTCGGCGGCGACCACACGATCGCGTGGCCGATCCTGCGCGCGCTGCATAAAAAGTACGGCAAGGTCGCCGTCGTGCACGTCGACGCGCACGCGGACGTGAACGACACGATGTTCGGCGAGAAGATCGCGCACGGCACGCCGTTCCGCCGCGCGGTGGAAGACGGGCTGCTGCAATGCGACAAGGTCACGCAGATCGGCCTGCGCGGCACCGGCTACCACGCGGACGATTTCGACTGGTGCCGCCAGCAGGGCTTCACCGTCGTGCAGGCTGAAGAGTGCTGGAACCAGTCGCTCGCGCCGCTGATGGCGCAGGTGCGCGAACGCGTCGGCGACACGCCGGTCTACCTGAGCTTCGACATCGACGGCCTCGATCCGTCGTTCGCGCCCGGCACCGGCACGCCGGAAATCGGCGGCCTCACCGTGCAGCAGGGCCTCGAAATCGTGCGCGGGATGAAGGGCCTGAACATCGTCGGCGCGGACCTCGTCGAAGTCGCGCCGCCGTACGATCCGACCGGCACCACCGCGCTCACCGGCGCGAACCTCGCGTTCGAGATGCTCTGCGTGATGCCGGGCGTCGCCTACCGCTAA
- the motA gene encoding flagellar motor stator protein MotA: MFVAIGWIVVIGSVIGSFVGVGGHVPALLQPFELLCIFGAALGAFVVSNPVTTLKKTLKTLPTCFKGGGYTKQQYVELIALLYELLQKARRDGMMALEADVDAPEQSPLFQKYSHVLEDHHLLDFIVDYLRMMSGGNVNVLEMQDLMDEELHTHHAEASVAANAIQKMADGLPAFGIVAAVMGVVHTMGSVGAPPAVLGKMIAGALVGTFLGILLAYGFVGPLADLLNAKGRAAAKPFQCVKAVLLASMSGYAPPVAVEFGRKVLFTADRPSFKELDEAVRATKSPKAA, from the coding sequence ATGTTTGTAGCCATCGGGTGGATCGTCGTGATCGGGTCGGTGATCGGCAGTTTTGTCGGTGTGGGTGGCCATGTGCCGGCCCTTCTCCAACCGTTCGAGCTGCTATGCATTTTCGGCGCCGCGCTGGGTGCGTTCGTCGTCAGCAATCCGGTCACGACGCTGAAGAAGACACTCAAGACCCTGCCGACCTGTTTCAAGGGCGGCGGCTATACGAAGCAGCAATACGTCGAACTGATCGCGCTGCTGTACGAGCTGCTGCAGAAGGCGCGCCGGGACGGCATGATGGCGCTCGAGGCCGACGTCGATGCGCCCGAGCAAAGCCCGCTGTTCCAGAAGTATTCGCACGTGCTCGAAGACCATCACCTGCTCGACTTCATCGTCGACTACCTGCGGATGATGTCGGGCGGCAACGTGAACGTGCTGGAGATGCAGGACCTGATGGACGAGGAACTGCATACGCACCATGCGGAGGCGTCGGTCGCGGCCAATGCGATCCAGAAGATGGCGGACGGCCTGCCGGCGTTCGGCATCGTCGCCGCGGTGATGGGGGTCGTGCACACGATGGGCTCGGTCGGCGCGCCGCCCGCCGTGCTCGGCAAGATGATCGCCGGCGCGCTCGTCGGCACCTTCCTCGGCATCCTGCTCGCGTATGGCTTCGTCGGTCCGCTCGCGGATCTGCTCAACGCGAAGGGCCGCGCCGCGGCCAAGCCGTTCCAGTGCGTGAAGGCCGTGCTGCTCGCGTCGATGAGCGGCTACGCGCCGCCGGTGGCGGTGGAATTCGGCCGCAAGGTGCTGTTCACCGCCGATCGCCCGAGCTTCAAGGAGCTCGACGAGGCCGTCCGCGCGACGAAATCGCCCAAGGCCGCGTAA
- the motB gene encoding flagellar motor protein MotB produces the protein MADSRSNPSKPSVAASLVVVRRKKGEDHDAHHGGAWKIAYADFVTAMMAFFLLMWLLGSVSKYDKQGIEDYFNTPLSTLLSGGQDAQAPRPSVVQGGGRDMSDPTPAINAKAQPVPASSPAALAGIVDTQKLERLKAKLTAAIAQSPSLRAYQDQIRIAITNEGLRIEIVDSLKRPMFASGSAQPENYATAILTQIGSALDDVDNRVSIAGHTDSTPYPDGSTGYSNWELSSDRANAARRALVAGGLREDKLLQVRGLADALPLDKNVADEPINRRISILVMNNAAEQAFFHDGGRATVDQTAGARAVVLPAAVAVARQH, from the coding sequence ATGGCCGACAGTCGCTCCAACCCGTCGAAACCGTCCGTCGCGGCATCGCTCGTCGTCGTGCGCCGCAAGAAAGGCGAGGACCACGACGCCCATCACGGCGGCGCCTGGAAAATCGCGTACGCCGATTTCGTCACGGCGATGATGGCGTTCTTCCTGCTGATGTGGCTGCTCGGCTCGGTCTCCAAGTACGACAAGCAGGGCATCGAGGACTACTTCAACACGCCGCTGTCGACGTTGCTGTCCGGCGGGCAGGACGCGCAGGCGCCGCGCCCGAGCGTGGTCCAAGGGGGCGGCCGCGACATGTCCGACCCGACGCCGGCGATCAACGCGAAAGCGCAACCGGTGCCGGCCAGCTCGCCCGCGGCACTCGCCGGCATCGTCGATACGCAAAAGCTCGAACGCCTGAAGGCGAAGCTGACCGCGGCGATTGCACAAAGCCCGTCGTTGCGCGCGTACCAGGACCAGATCCGGATCGCGATCACCAACGAGGGCTTGCGCATCGAGATCGTCGATTCGCTGAAGCGCCCGATGTTCGCGTCGGGTAGCGCGCAACCCGAAAACTATGCCACCGCGATCCTCACCCAGATCGGGTCGGCGCTCGACGATGTCGACAACCGCGTGTCGATCGCGGGGCATACCGATTCGACGCCGTATCCCGACGGCTCCACGGGCTATTCGAACTGGGAGCTGTCCAGCGATCGCGCGAACGCGGCGCGGCGTGCGCTGGTCGCGGGCGGGTTGCGGGAAGACAAGTTGCTCCAGGTGCGCGGGCTCGCGGATGCCCTGCCGCTCGACAAGAATGTGGCGGACGAGCCGATCAACCGCCGCATCAGCATCCTCGTGATGAACAATGCCGCCGAGCAGGCGTTCTTTCACGACGGTGGCCGGGCGACCGTGGATCAGACGGCGGGTGCGCGGGCTGTCGTGTTGCCGGCGGCGGTGGCGGTGGCACGGCAGCATTAG
- a CDS encoding aldehyde dehydrogenase family protein, whose translation MSTAELSRSTATSVLPAAHIAGQPVHTPADAPGAPIFDASTGAAIGWQAFATAAHVDAAVRAARDAFAGWRDTPPAERGRILAKIAERVEASRDRLAALQMQVSGKPPFEADADVGDVAATFAYYAKLCEDPALFTAEPVALPSDAVTAERFYDSVGVAALVMPWNFPMVTTAWKLAPALAAGCTVVLKPSELTSPTEHALLDLVAEAGVPAGVVNVVNGGADVGAALTAHPLINKISFTGSTAAGRKVMQAAAVDMKRVTLELGGKSSLIVRDDADLDVAVSLAVAGAFTNAGQMCSATARILVHDSVYRSFMAAFETAVRALVVAPPAAEQVAMGPLISAAQRTRVEAMLQHGIDAGARVAFSGRVADAGGDGFFMAPVVIAEPAADNPLWTDEVFGPVACVKSFRTDDEAIALANDTRYGLVATVVTRDAAIAKQFQQRVRAGLVWINAPQLIYPHVCWGGFGLSGIGRELGVAGLRSYQELRHAMHAID comes from the coding sequence ATGTCCACCGCCGAGCTTTCCCGTTCCACCGCCACGTCCGTGCTGCCTGCCGCGCATATCGCCGGCCAGCCCGTGCACACGCCTGCCGACGCGCCCGGCGCGCCGATCTTCGACGCATCGACGGGTGCCGCGATCGGCTGGCAGGCATTCGCGACAGCCGCGCACGTCGACGCCGCGGTGCGTGCCGCGCGCGACGCGTTCGCCGGCTGGCGCGACACGCCGCCGGCCGAACGCGGCCGGATTCTCGCCAAGATCGCCGAGCGCGTCGAGGCGTCCCGCGATCGCCTGGCCGCGCTGCAGATGCAGGTGAGCGGCAAGCCGCCGTTCGAGGCCGACGCCGATGTCGGCGACGTCGCCGCGACGTTCGCGTACTACGCGAAGCTGTGCGAGGACCCGGCGCTGTTCACGGCCGAACCGGTCGCACTGCCGAGCGACGCCGTCACCGCCGAGCGCTTCTACGATTCTGTCGGCGTCGCGGCGCTCGTCATGCCGTGGAACTTCCCGATGGTCACGACCGCGTGGAAGCTCGCGCCCGCGCTCGCGGCCGGCTGCACGGTCGTGCTGAAGCCGTCCGAACTCACGTCGCCGACCGAACACGCGCTGCTCGACCTCGTCGCCGAAGCCGGTGTACCGGCCGGCGTGGTCAACGTCGTGAACGGCGGCGCCGACGTCGGCGCGGCGCTGACCGCGCATCCGCTGATCAACAAGATCTCGTTTACCGGCAGCACCGCGGCCGGCCGCAAGGTCATGCAGGCCGCCGCCGTCGACATGAAGCGCGTGACGCTCGAACTCGGCGGCAAGTCGTCGCTGATCGTGCGCGACGACGCCGACCTCGACGTCGCCGTGTCGCTCGCGGTCGCGGGCGCCTTCACGAACGCGGGCCAGATGTGCTCGGCCACCGCGCGCATCCTCGTGCACGACAGCGTGTACCGCAGCTTCATGGCCGCGTTCGAGACCGCCGTGCGCGCGCTCGTCGTCGCGCCGCCGGCCGCGGAACAGGTCGCGATGGGGCCGCTGATCTCGGCCGCACAGCGTACGCGCGTCGAAGCGATGCTCCAGCACGGCATCGATGCGGGCGCACGCGTCGCCTTCAGCGGCCGCGTGGCGGATGCCGGCGGCGACGGCTTCTTCATGGCGCCCGTCGTGATCGCCGAGCCGGCCGCCGACAACCCGCTGTGGACCGACGAAGTGTTCGGCCCCGTCGCGTGCGTGAAATCGTTCCGCACCGACGACGAAGCGATCGCGCTCGCGAACGACACGCGCTACGGGCTCGTCGCGACCGTCGTGACGCGCGATGCGGCTATCGCGAAGCAATTCCAGCAGCGCGTGCGCGCGGGGCTCGTGTGGATCAACGCGCCGCAGCTCATCTACCCGCACGTGTGCTGGGGCGGCTTCGGGCTCAGCGGAATCGGGCGCGAACTCGGCGTGGCGGGGCTGCGCAGCTATCAGGAGCTGCGCCACGCGATGCACGCGATCGACTGA
- a CDS encoding cupin domain-containing protein: MTKLIKDILPLGAGIGEFTKLDFGMDESDWRAAEGKSGNYIIGWWEGKAGSVEFPETAADEAVWLVEGRIALTDVEGNRKEFTPGQGYLLPAGFAGRWETIEDAKKFYVLLEKS; the protein is encoded by the coding sequence ATGACCAAACTGATCAAGGACATCCTGCCGCTCGGCGCAGGCATCGGCGAATTCACGAAGCTCGACTTCGGCATGGACGAAAGCGACTGGCGCGCGGCGGAAGGCAAGAGCGGCAACTACATCATCGGCTGGTGGGAAGGCAAAGCCGGCTCGGTGGAGTTTCCGGAAACCGCGGCCGACGAAGCCGTGTGGCTCGTCGAGGGCCGGATCGCGCTGACCGACGTCGAAGGCAACCGCAAGGAATTCACGCCGGGCCAGGGCTACCTGCTGCCGGCCGGCTTCGCGGGCCGCTGGGAGACGATCGAGGACGCGAAGAAGTTCTACGTGCTGCTCGAGAAGTCGTGA
- a CDS encoding helix-turn-helix transcriptional regulator — MLLNVNPFHRDNDRFNVSFKALGELIETVGTPHFVPRLTQLLNEVVPLDVAHVERSRVDGSMPTGYRCEWIGSSGIDTESTEISDVMTLYYERFLDSDPLFAGLRGKTGTMLVVRDIAAIPPGEFRQRLFDDVRIGHECVLARGTRYSQHSIALERGRDRPPFTLAEMNRFRSISDVLFPLLELHASTTAVRRVAHPIPDVHPLAQFDARIAADGVKLSKREYETCKHLLSGKTVPETAEILGVRVASAESYVKRAFAKLGVRTKRELAAWGSATTTLPSAGAHDGTASPGISR; from the coding sequence ATGCTGCTCAACGTGAACCCCTTCCACCGCGACAACGACCGCTTCAACGTGTCGTTCAAGGCGCTGGGCGAGCTGATCGAGACGGTCGGCACGCCGCACTTCGTGCCGCGCCTCACGCAACTGCTCAATGAAGTCGTGCCGCTCGACGTCGCACACGTCGAGCGCTCACGCGTCGACGGCTCGATGCCCACAGGCTATCGATGCGAATGGATCGGCAGCAGCGGCATCGATACCGAATCCACCGAAATCTCCGACGTGATGACGCTCTACTACGAGCGCTTTCTCGACAGCGACCCGCTGTTCGCGGGGCTGCGCGGCAAGACGGGCACGATGCTGGTGGTGCGCGACATCGCGGCGATCCCGCCCGGCGAATTCCGCCAGCGGCTGTTCGACGACGTGCGTATCGGGCACGAATGCGTGCTCGCGCGCGGCACGCGCTATTCGCAGCATTCGATCGCGCTGGAGCGCGGCCGCGACCGGCCGCCATTCACGCTCGCCGAGATGAACCGCTTTCGCAGCATCAGCGACGTGCTGTTCCCGCTGCTCGAACTGCATGCGTCGACCACGGCCGTGCGGCGCGTCGCGCACCCGATACCCGACGTCCATCCGCTCGCGCAGTTCGATGCGCGGATCGCGGCCGACGGCGTGAAGCTGTCGAAGCGCGAATACGAAACCTGCAAGCACCTGCTCTCCGGCAAGACCGTGCCGGAGACGGCCGAGATCCTCGGCGTGCGGGTCGCGTCGGCCGAGTCGTACGTGAAGCGCGCATTCGCGAAGCTCGGCGTGCGCACGAAGCGCGAACTCGCTGCGTGGGGTTCGGCCACCACCACGCTCCCTTCCGCCGGCGCGCACGACGGCACCGCATCGCCGGGCATCTCACGCTGA